A single window of Anomaloglossus baeobatrachus isolate aAnoBae1 chromosome 9, aAnoBae1.hap1, whole genome shotgun sequence DNA harbors:
- the MYMK gene encoding protein myomaker — protein MGSIVAKLLLPTVSSLAFVPTISIAAKRKFHMEAMVYFFTMFFIAMFHACEGPGLSFICFMGYDLLEYFSIYGTAVSMWVSLIALGDFDEPKRSTVVMFGVLTIAVRIYQDRLGYGVYSGPIGTAVLMITVKWLTKMKETKGLYPDKSVYTQQIGPGFCFGALALMLRFFFEEWDYTYVHSFYHCALAMSFVLLLPKINKKAGNGGDPAKMNWSTFCCCSC, from the exons ATGGGCTCCATAGTGGCAAAGCTCTTGTTGCCCACTGTTAGCAGCCTTGCCTTTGTGCCAACCATCAGCATAGCAGCCAAAAGGAAGTTCCACATGGAAGCAATGGTCTACTTCTTCACTATGTTCTTCATTGCG ATGTTCCACGCCTGTGAAGGTCCCGGCCTGTCCTTTATATGTTTCATGGGATATGATCTCCTGGAATACTTCAGTATCTATGGGACGGCGGTGTCCATGTGGGTGTCACTGATAG CACTGGGTGACTTTGATGAACCTAAGAGGTCTACAGTTGTGATGTTTGGTGTCCTCACCATTGCAGTACGGATATATCAGGATCGCTTGGGTTATGGCGTCTACTCTGGGCCTATTGGAACCGCGGTGTTGATGATTACTGTTAAATGG TTGACGAAAATGAAGGAGACGAAAGGGCTTTATCCAGATAAAAGTGTCTACACGCAGCAGATAGGACCAGGGTTCTGCTTCGGGGCACTGGCTTTGATGCTACGATTCTTCTTCGAG GAATGGGACTACACCTATGTGCACAGCTTTTACCACTGCGCGTTGGCCATGTCCTTTGTCCTCCTACTTCCAAAAATCAACAAAAAAGCAGGAAATGGAGGAGATCCGGCCAAAATGAACTGGTCCACTTTTTGCTGCTGTTCGTGTTAG